One part of the Rutidosis leptorrhynchoides isolate AG116_Rl617_1_P2 chromosome 1, CSIRO_AGI_Rlap_v1, whole genome shotgun sequence genome encodes these proteins:
- the LOC139890611 gene encoding peroxidase 60-like has product MANCKAAAFAIAFIFLNLTGHCYGALQFGFYKNKCKTSDVEDIVRKSVTAKFLSDRTIAPALIRLQFHDCFVNGCDASILLDGSNSEKTGGPNQSVRGFEVIDAAKAAVEKICPGIVSCADIIIMATRDVVSLSGGGRYNVQTGRRDGTISLAQNTAFLPGPSTSVTNAIAAFKAKNLNATDMIYLLGGHTIGITHCSFFLDRLYNFQNTGKPDPTMDLKLLASLRRTCPQDGSVDSAVNLDQNSTSSEVMDKSFYNQIILHKGILQIDQELALDRLSRSTVAAIAKSSDYNTKFGQAMVKMGTIQVLTGTQGQIRKSCRAVNNKLTILPTNPLIG; this is encoded by the exons ATGGCAAACTGTAAAGCAGCTGCATTTGCAATTGCTTTCATCTTTTTAAACCTTACGGGTCATTGCTATGGTGCTCTCCAATTTGGATTCTACAAAAACAAGTGTAAAACTTCAGACGTTGAGGATATCGTACGAAAATCAGTTACTGCCAAGTTTTTGAGTGACCGAACAATTGCCCCTGCTCTTATTCGCCTCCAGTTTCATGATTGCTTTGTTAAT GGTTGTGATGCGTCCATTCTACTAGACGGAAGCAACTCTGAGAAAACAGGAGGACCAAATCAAAGCGTTAGGGGGTTTGAAGTGATTGACGCTGCAAAAGCCGCAGTTGAGAAGATTTGTCCAGGAATCGTTTCTTGTGCTGATATTATCATCATGGCTACAAGAGATGTCGTTTCACTG AGTGGTGGAGGTAGATACAATGTCCAAACAGGAAGAAGGGATGGAACTATCTCTCTTGCACAGAATACAGCATTCCTCCCTGGCCCTTCTACATCCGTAACAAATGCCATTGCTGCTTTTAAAGCCAAAAATCTCAACGCCACCGACATGATCTATCTTCTTG GTGGTCACACTATCGGAATCACTCATTGTTCTTTCTTTCTTGATCGTCTTTACAACTTCCAGAATACCGGGAAACCCGACCCCACCATGGATTTGAAGTTGTTAGCGTCCCTAAGACGCACATGTCCTCAAGATGGATCGGTTGATAGTGCAGTGAACTTGGATCAAAACAGCACTAGTTCTGAAGTGATGGACAAATCTTTCTACAATCAAATTATACTACACAAGGGAATTCTTCAGATAGATCAAGAGTTGGCATTGGATCGTTTGAGCAGGTCAACGGTTGCAGCCATTGCCAAGTCATCTGATTATAATACCAAATTTGGTCAAGCCATGGTTAAGATGGGTACCATCCAAGTTCTCACTGGAACACAGGGACAAATTAGGAAGTCATGCAGAGCAGTTAACAACAAGCTAACTATATTACCTACTAATCCTTTAATTGGCTGA